The proteins below are encoded in one region of Equus przewalskii isolate Varuska chromosome 1, EquPr2, whole genome shotgun sequence:
- the PGPEP1L gene encoding pyroglutamyl-peptidase 1-like protein isoform X3 — MIPSVGFSGTPPGPPSNELAVHVGLDATAKAIVLEQCGKNRGYRDADIRGFRPDRGVCLPHGPEVITSRVSMKTVSRRVAVEGVEVAFSRDAGRYVCDYTYYLSLHHGNGCAVLVHVPPLSRWLPASLLGKALQVIIQEMLEETEKARAQSLVCRKLNLGDSSQGEPIGGLLL, encoded by the exons ATGATCCCAAGTGTTGGCTTTTCAGGGACTCCCCCTGGCCCTCCATCAAACGAG CTCGCGGTACACGTGGGCTTGGACGCCACGGCCAAGGCCATCGTTCTGGAGCAGTGCGGCAAGAACCGCGGCTACCGGGATGCCGACATCCGGGGCTTCCGGCCCGACCGCGGCGTGTGCCTTCCGCATGGCCCGGAAGTGATCACCTCGCGGGTCAGCATGAAGACGGTCAGCAGGCGCGTGGCTGTGGAGGGCGTGGAGGTGGCGTTTTCCCGGGATGCAGGCAG ATATGTCTGCGATTACACCTACTACCTGTCTTTGCATCATGGAAATGGGTGTGCGGTGCTTGTCCACGTCCCTCCACTATCTCGTTGGCTCCCCGCCAGTCTGCTGGGAAAAGCCCTGCAAGTCATCATCCAGGAAATGCTGGAGGAGACTGAGAAAGCCCGAGCTCAAAGCCTGGTTTGCAGAAAACTCAACCTTGGTGATTCCAGCCAAGGGGAACCTATTGGGGGACTGCTCctttag